From the genome of Alkalihalobacillus sp. TS-13:
AAGCTGATTCCGAGGTTTGCTTTTGTTCTTCTTCCTTTTTCACGGCAAGGAAGCGTTTCGTTTCGGCAACGACCACACCGGATAGACCGAGGAGTCCAATCAAGTTAGGAATCGCCATCAAGCCGTTGAAGATGTCAGCAAGCGTCCAGACGACGTTGAGCGAAACAGTTGTACCGACGAATACGGCAAGGACAAACAGCAGCCTGTAGTATTTCACTGAATTGTCCCCGAACAGGTAAGAGAAACATTTTTCCCCGTAATAGGACCATCCTAATACAGTCGAGTATGCGAACAAAATAATGCCGATCGTGACGATCAAGGCACCTGGCGCGCCTAAGAAGCTCCGGAATGTCTCTGTTGTGAGAGCGGCACCATTCAGGTCACCTTTATACATATCCCCCATGACGAGCGTGATTCCTGTAATCGAACAGACGACGATCGTATCGATGAATACCTGTGTCATGGAAACGAGCGCTTGGCGTGCAGGGAAGTCTGTTCTTGCTGCAGCAGCGGCAATCGGCGCTGAACCTAAACCAGCTTCGTTCGAGAAGACCCCGCGTGCGACACCCCAGCGGATGACTGCACCTAGAGCACCACCTGCAACAGCTTCACCTGTAAAGGCATCACTGAAAATCAAGCCGACAGCACTCGGAACGAGATCAAGGTTCATGAACAAGATCACCAATCCGCCCACGACATAAAAAAGAGCCATGAAAGGAACGAGGTAAGCCACGACCCGGCCGATACTCTTGATTCCACCGAGGATTACGAGACCTGTCAATACCATCAAGATCAAGCCAGTTACCCACCCAGGGATATTGAAGGTCGTTTGTACAGCATCTGCAACAGAGTTTGATTGGACCATGTTTCCGATCCCGAATGCGGCGAATGCCCCAAAGAATGCAAAAAGGACACCAAGCCATTTTGCGTTCAGTCCTTTGTCGAGGTAGTACATCGGGCCCCCGGACATTTCACCATTTTTGTTTTTCACACGATATTTTACAGCTAAAATCGCTTCGGCATACTTGGTTGCCATACCGAAAAGTGCACTGAGCCACATCCAGAGGACAGCCCCAGGTCCCCCGATGAATACAGCCGTTGCAACCCCGGCGATGTTACCTGTACCGATTGTTGCAGCGAGCGCAGTCATCAGTGCCTGAAAGTGGGAGATATCCCCTTCAGATTTTTTGTCCTGCTTTTTTGTAAAAGCCAATTTCAATGAATAAGGTAGTAATGAAAACTGTAAGAAACTGAGTCGCAGCGTCAGGAAAATACCTGTGCCGACGAGCAATATGAGCAGCCAGGGTCCCCATACCCAACCACTAACATCCCCTAGAAACGCTTCAAATTGAGCCATCTGATTTTTCCTCCTATCTTTATGTTGTCTCTATTTTATTATTCTGCAAAAGGAGGAAACATGCCTTTTATCCGAGAAAAAATAGGGACAAGCTCACAAAAAAGCGAAATTTGGAAGATGAGGAGGGAGATTATCTGTGAAAAAAGTCTTATTTGTGTCTTCTGGAGGGGTTTGCCGTGCGCCGATCGCAGAAGCGGTTTTAAATGAAATGTGTAAAAATAAGGGGCTCAACGTTGAAATCGATTCAGCAGCGACAAGCGATTGGCATATTGGAGATTTTCTACATGAGGATAGTGTCGAAATACTTGACGAAAAAAAGATACCTTTTAAGACAAAGGAAAGCAGAAAGGTAAAGGCAGAAGATCTGGAGGCGTTCGATTACATCCTAGCGATGGATGCTGAAACACTCGGAGAATTGCATCGTCTTGCGGGTATGCGGGAAACAGGGGTGATGGCCAGACTCCTTGATTTTGTTGAGGATTTAAAGGAAGATGACATCCCGGATCCATATATGACAGGAGAGTTTGATAAGGCGTTCAACCTGATTGCAGTTGGGTGCGACCATTTTATACGGAAAATGAAAAAGGGGCTGTCTTAAAAGTAAAGTGTCAGATACTCCAACACACCATTTTTATTAAAAATGATTTTTCTCAAAATGTTGTTAAGTTCGGAGAGACTCAGACACTTTCTAGACAGCCCCTCGTTCATACTTTTTAATGATGGCTGCTTGGTCTTCTTGTCCGTTTCATGATGAAGCTTAACAAAAGTACGACGATGATTGCACCGATCAATGCAGGGATCAAGGCCATACCTCCAAGCGATGGTCCCCATGAACCAAGTAGAAGTGTTCCTAGCCAAGCACCAATGATTCCTGCAATGATATTACCGATGATTCCTCCAGGTACATCTCTTCCTACGATAAGACCAGCTAACCAACCAATGATACCACCTACGATTAAAGTCCAAATAAAAGCCATATGCTTTTCCTCCTTTTGGTTATTTTTATTGATTTGTATTTTTTTCATACCCCTGTGTAAAAATCCTTAAACAATTTGCGTAAAATGTTTTGGTTTTAAAAGAACGGGGGAAGTTAAATATTATTGAAGAAAAAAAATAAAGGAGAGATCATTTATGACTCAATCTGTATACAAACCTGATCAACAAAAAACGAATCAGCCAACCCCAATAAAAGTAAATAAAGACAAAGAGGGTTCTTTGCTTTGGAAGGGAATCCTGATCGGTGCAGTCGTTGGTGGTATTGCATCTTTAATTAACAAGAACACACGGAAAAATGTACAGGACCGTTCAATAAAGTTAAAAGATCAGACATCCTCTTTGTACAAAACTGTTCGCGAAGATCCTGCAGTCATCATGAACACGGTCAAGCATACGATGGATACTACCTCAAAAGCGTTGAACGATTTATCACGTGAGGTAAGAGAAGTCATCCAGAAAGTTGATGAAGTACGTCAGCATTCTGTGGAGACGTATTCAAGCATGAAAGAGGTCGGTGGAGAACTGAAGGATGTTTCCGGCAAGGTGAAAGAAGCTGGAAGAGAAATTACGGACATACCTGATGAAGAGGACAATAAATATTAAAATAGGCTTTGATTCATAATCGATGATGTTGGCGAAATTCACTCCCTTTCCGCGGGCAGACGAAAAGCGGAAGCGACCCGATTAGTCACGTAGGTCACTGGAAAACTGCGGAGGAGGCTCGAACCAAACAAAGAACTTGGTTCTGCGTGTGCCCACTCATAAGGATGTCGACCGTCGCAGGAAGTTTGAAGTGATCCAAGTGACTGGTCGTTGAGCTAGACCTCACTTGCACAGGATGTCAACGCAAAAATGAAATCATTTTCGTGTCTGCGATGAGAATTCTTAGAAGCTATCCTTCTGCTGGCTTCGACGTTCACCACAGGACGTGGTGGAATTTTGTCGAAGGTCCTTATTATAGTCTAAGATCCTTTTAAAGACTGTGAGGTCGCACCTGGCTCGCTATTCCCGCAGGAGTGTCGCAAATTTAGCTTAAGTATTTTACCTATCAACATTAGAGCTTTACAGATGTATAAAGGGAGTTGAGTGATGGTGGAAAGATTGAAGCAGCCGTCAAAGAAGATTTTCTGGCAGGATCTATTCAAAAGGATCCAGGAAGACGGAGTGACCGACTTGGCGGCACAACTTGCTTTTTATTTTCTGCTGTCACTTTTTCCATTTCTGATTGTTACGATTACTGTCATTACAACGATCGTTGATAAAAATCGATTGTTCACGCTCATACAGCTGTATGGTCCACCTGAATTGATGAACATCGTAAAAGATAATACTGAAATCATCAACAACCAGGGTGGTGCGATCCTCTCCGTAGGAATTATTGTCACTCTTTGGACTGCTTCTAATGGGATGAATGCAGTGATCAAGGCTTTGAACCATGCTTATGATGTGGAGGAGAGCAGAAATTTCATCGTGGCGAGAGCAGTCGCGATATCGCTGACGCTTGGCATGCTCCTAATTATACTCGTCGCGATGGCATTGCCTGTTTTCGGCCAGATGATCGGGAATGTGTTTGGATACCTTGGACTGCCAAATTGGGAAACGATATGGAATGGACTTCGCTGGGTACTTAGTACTGTAATCATTGCATGCGTAATTACCATCATTTATTTTGTAGCCCCAAACAAACCGTTGCGGATTAAGGATGTCTGGGTCGGTGCTGTGATTGCTACGATTGGCTGGCAGCTTGTTTCATGGGCATTTTCTTTTTATGTAAATAATTTCGGTAACTACAGTGCCACCTATGGAAGCCTTGGCGGGGTCATCGTCCTGATGCTTTGGTTTTATGTCTCAGGGTTGATGCTTATTATTGGTGGAGAGGTGAATGCAACCTTCAATAAGCTCCGTAAAAGTGGTTAAGGATGTATCATTCGCATATTCAAAACGAACACGGAGAAACTAAAGGTACTCTTTTGAAAAAGGAGATTACCTATGAGTAACAATAAGCAGAACCATAACGTGAAAAACCATAAAAAGCATACGAGCGATAGCAAGCATAAAACAAGCAGCTCGGCCAACAAGAAAAATCAATACCATTGACTTGGTATATCGCCATCCGTTTTGGGTGGCTTTTTTAGACTTAGGAGATGCAAACTTTATTGAAGGTTAGAATTTTTCGGGTGAAATTCACGCCACTCCTGCGGGAAAAGCGAGCCAGGCGAGACCCCACAGCGAGGAACTCGCGAGGAGTCTTGCGGATCGCCCGCGGAAAGGGAGTGAATTTCAAAGAAAACAATTCTGATTTCATTTTAGGTTTTCTGGAAGTATTCAACATAAGAGCCTACATATTCAGGTTTGAAACCTACTGTTAAAAAGGAATGAATACGATAGACCTATTTATTGCTGGGAATTGAAAAATGGAGGGATTCGACTATGCGAGTATCCGAATTGTTTGTGAAATGTCTAGAAAAAGAAGGGGTCGAATATATTTTTGGTGTGCCGGGGGAGGAAAATATCGATTTTCTCGATGCGTTGAAAGAATCGAACATCGAGTTCATCACGACAAGGCATGAGACCGGTGCTGCGTTCATGGCAGGGGTATACGGGAAGTTGACTGGTAAACCAGGTGTATGTCTTGCAACGTTAGGGCCAGGTGCAACGAATCTTGTGACAGGCGTAGCAGAGGCGAACATGGACTTGACCCCACTGATTGCGATAACCGGACAGGCAGATCTGGAGCGCCAACATAAACAATCTCACCAATTTTATGATCTCGTCTCCATGTTTAAACCGGTCACCAAGTGGAATACCTCCATACGGGATAAGGATATTGTACCTGAAGTTGTCTGTAAAGCCTTCCAACAAGCGGTCAGTGAAAAGCCTGGAGCCGTCCATATCGAGCTTCCGGAAGATATCGCAATGCTTGAAGTGGAAGGAAATCCATTGGAAGAACAGTCCAATGAGTTGCTTACGAGAGCTGTTGATAAAAAGATAGAGGAAGCAGCACAAGCGATCAATAAAGCGAAAAATCCGATCGTACTCGTTGGAAACGGTGTGACACGGATGGGCGCGTCAGAACCTCTTCAACATTTTGTGGAGAGAATCAGTGCCCCATTTACGAGCACTTTCATGGGGAAAGGCGCGATTACTTATGAACATCCGCAAAACCTGCAAACAGTGGGCTTACAAGATAAGGATCATATTGTATGTGGGATCGATAATGCTGATTTGATCATCACAATCGGTTTTGATTTTGCAGAGTATTCACCTTCAGCCTGGAATCCAGACGGGGATAAGCCGATCATTCATATCGATACACAGCCTGCAGAGGTTGATACGTGTTATCCGGTTAAAACAAGTGTGATCGGTGACCTTGTGGAGAATTTGAATCGACTGACTGAAAAAGTGAACGCACGCGAGCAGATGGATCCCTTTTTCGAAAAGCTTCGAACTGAAATCATGGATGACCTCAGTGAACATGATGAAGATAAATCATACCCGATGAAACCGCAGAAAATTGCAGCGGATTTACGAGCTGTTTTAGATGATGATGCGATTTTGCTTTCAGATGTCGGGGCTCATAAAATGTGGCTTGCTCGTTACTTCCATTGCATCCAACCGAATACGTGCTTGATCTCGAATGGGTTTGCCTCAATGGGGATCGCAATGCCTGGCGCAATCGGTGCGAAGCTGGCTTTTCCAGATAAAAAAGTCGTGGCGGTCGCTGGTGACGGAGGATTTCTGATGACTGTCCAGGAGCTGGAAACGATGGCTCGCTTGAAATTACCGATCGTAGTCGTCGTCTGGACAGATAACCGATATGGTCTGATTGAATGGAAACAGATGAATGAATATGATCGAAGCTCAAGCATCACATTTGATAATCCAGATATCGTACAGCTGGCGAAGGCATTTGGTGCTGAAGGTCTTAAGGTTCTCCGGGCCGAAGAGTTCCAGCCGATTTTAGAGAGAGCTTTTGAACTGGATCGGCCTGTCGTCATCGACTGCCCGGTTGATTATAAAGAGAATGTGCGTTTAACAGAACGTTTGGGGAATATCATTTGCAATAACTGAAGTTACTGAAATCAGGAAAGGTTTTTAAAAGGTTATTCTGCTTTCATATAGGTCTTTTTGTTCACACCTACGGTCGCACTTTTTGACAGTGTTCGAATGATGTGAGGATAAAGCACCCGAAAGCAGGATTGCCTTTTTTCGTGGCTGTTATGGCGTGATGCGCTTCCCGCTTAAGCCGATTATTCCAGAGAAAACATCTAAATAGAACTAAATGGAGCGGTATCATCATAGACTAGTACTGCAAGTCCTGGTACACTATTCTTTGTTTTGTAAAGGATGGGAATAAAGGAGTAGAACTTATGGAGATACAAAAAGATACAAGAGAATACGCGCGTTTGAAGTGGCGATGGATAGGAGCGATCCTATTCGTTTGTTATACAGCAATCCTGATCTACTCCACTTTATTCACATTCAACTATTACGTTTATGGAAAGTCCTTCAATCTCGTTCTGCTTGATAGCATCCGATTGATGTGGAGGAGCGGAAATTATTGGCTGATTTTCAAAAACGTAATAGGAAACCTACTGTTGTTCATGCCATTAGGTTTCCTATTGCCGTTGATGTTCAGATGGCTGGATTCATTCATAAAGATGTTCTTCATCTCGTTCGGGGCGAGCGGGTTGATCGAACTGCTTCAATACTATTACGCAAGCCGGATTTTCGATATAGATGATATCTTGTTGAATGGGATAGGTGGATTGTCAGGATTGATCCTATATAAAATTCTTGCGTTCTTCTACAGGATTTATGAGAGGAACTTTAAAAGAAGGAGCTGACAGGGTCAGCTCCTTTCTCTATATCGATTATTTTCCTAATACGCGATTCACACGCTTAGTGAGCATTTTCATTCCATCTCCGCCAGCTTGGAAGTGACGAAGCTTACCCTCGGCGTCGAATACGTAATATGCTGGAACGTATTGATTTTCATAAGCGTCAGTGAGTTTGTGTTGGTTATCAACGAAAATCGGTTGCGTAATGTCATGTTCAGCAGCGATTTCCTTGACTTGATCGATATCGAGATCTTTTTCAGAACGAGGCATATGAACCGCCACAACGTTCAAATCGTCTTTATAATCATCACGGAATTGGTTGATGTTCGGCATTGCCTCTTTACATAGCTGGCAGCTTACAGACCAGAAATGTACCAGTGTAGGTTTATCTCCTAATAGCTGATCCTTCGAAACTTCCCCGTTCAACCATTCTGTAGCACCTTCGAATTCAGGCATCTCAGTACGTAATCTCATTGTTTGATCGACTCCTTTAACAATAGTATTCACATTAAAATGATTATTATCTGATTACAATTTTAAAAGTAAAATTCCGATACGTCAATTTATCTGTTTCACACTATAGTATACCTTCGGAGGTAAAGGGTTAAACCTTTTGTCCTACTTGTGGGAAAGCTGCCTCAAGCCAGGTTACCGCTTGCTCAACCATTGGGAGGGTAGTGGTATGATTGACATTAGGAAATAGCTCAAATTTGATTTTTTCTTTATCATCATATTGTACAACTGCTTTTTCATAGAACAATTGCTGGGTGTTTGCGGGTATGATCTGATCATTTGAACCATGCAGCAGAAGAATAGGGCGCTCCTGAATAGCAGCCACGCGTTCAATTGGATCGAGTTTTTGGATCTCCTCAACCCAACCGCTAGGCTTAAAACCGATCTTTTGAAAGTAATCTTCGCATCCAGTCCAATATCCAGAGCTATTTATCGTAATCAACCCATCGAAACAATTATTCTGAACAAAAGCGCATGAAGCAATCAAGCCTCCCATCGAGCTGCCCAGTAATACTTGATCATAGGAGTTATCATTAAAAATGTTCGTCAGACGATCAGAAAGCTGAATAACGTCAGTGACACTCTTTATGACAGTTTCCCAAAAATACGTTTCCTGGATTCTCTTGTAAAGGGCTCCTCAATTTTTCCCCGATAAAGAACGATTATAGTCGATTTAAGGGAATCTACATTTGTAAGCCGATAATGCTTAAAAGGAATTTTTTCATTTTTATAAGAATCAATGGTAATCATGATTAGCACACCATCCTATACGTCCCCAGCAACACTTTGCGTAGAGCGAATTGGTTTGAAAAAGATCAAGGCGGTGAACAGGAGGAGCATCATTCCGCCGATTGTGTAGAAGATGCTTCCTTCTTCAAAGAATTGGATGGAGAATCCTCCAATTAATGGACCGAAAATACTTCCGAGACTGAAACAAATCCCAGCCAATATATTACCTGCCGGGAGCAGT
Proteins encoded in this window:
- a CDS encoding prolyl oligopeptidase family serine peptidase, translating into MQETYFWETVIKSVTDVIQLSDRLTNIFNDNSYDQVLLGSSMGGLIASCAFVQNNCFDGLITINSSGYWTGCEDYFQKIGFKPSGWVEEIQKLDPIERVAAIQERPILLLHGSNDQIIPANTQQLFYEKAVVQYDDKEKIKFELFPNVNHTTTLPMVEQAVTWLEAAFPQVGQKV
- a CDS encoding acetolactate synthase large subunit, which gives rise to MRVSELFVKCLEKEGVEYIFGVPGEENIDFLDALKESNIEFITTRHETGAAFMAGVYGKLTGKPGVCLATLGPGATNLVTGVAEANMDLTPLIAITGQADLERQHKQSHQFYDLVSMFKPVTKWNTSIRDKDIVPEVVCKAFQQAVSEKPGAVHIELPEDIAMLEVEGNPLEEQSNELLTRAVDKKIEEAAQAINKAKNPIVLVGNGVTRMGASEPLQHFVERISAPFTSTFMGKGAITYEHPQNLQTVGLQDKDHIVCGIDNADLIITIGFDFAEYSPSAWNPDGDKPIIHIDTQPAEVDTCYPVKTSVIGDLVENLNRLTEKVNAREQMDPFFEKLRTEIMDDLSEHDEDKSYPMKPQKIAADLRAVLDDDAILLSDVGAHKMWLARYFHCIQPNTCLISNGFASMGIAMPGAIGAKLAFPDKKVVAVAGDGGFLMTVQELETMARLKLPIVVVVWTDNRYGLIEWKQMNEYDRSSSITFDNPDIVQLAKAFGAEGLKVLRAEEFQPILERAFELDRPVVIDCPVDYKENVRLTERLGNIICNN
- a CDS encoding VanZ family protein; translation: MEIQKDTREYARLKWRWIGAILFVCYTAILIYSTLFTFNYYVYGKSFNLVLLDSIRLMWRSGNYWLIFKNVIGNLLLFMPLGFLLPLMFRWLDSFIKMFFISFGASGLIELLQYYYASRIFDIDDILLNGIGGLSGLILYKILAFFYRIYERNFKRRS
- a CDS encoding YtxH domain-containing protein — encoded protein: MTQSVYKPDQQKTNQPTPIKVNKDKEGSLLWKGILIGAVVGGIASLINKNTRKNVQDRSIKLKDQTSSLYKTVREDPAVIMNTVKHTMDTTSKALNDLSREVREVIQKVDEVRQHSVETYSSMKEVGGELKDVSGKVKEAGREITDIPDEEDNKY
- a CDS encoding low molecular weight protein-tyrosine-phosphatase encodes the protein MKKVLFVSSGGVCRAPIAEAVLNEMCKNKGLNVEIDSAATSDWHIGDFLHEDSVEILDEKKIPFKTKESRKVKAEDLEAFDYILAMDAETLGELHRLAGMRETGVMARLLDFVEDLKEDDIPDPYMTGEFDKAFNLIAVGCDHFIRKMKKGLS
- a CDS encoding sodium:alanine symporter family protein: MAQFEAFLGDVSGWVWGPWLLILLVGTGIFLTLRLSFLQFSLLPYSLKLAFTKKQDKKSEGDISHFQALMTALAATIGTGNIAGVATAVFIGGPGAVLWMWLSALFGMATKYAEAILAVKYRVKNKNGEMSGGPMYYLDKGLNAKWLGVLFAFFGAFAAFGIGNMVQSNSVADAVQTTFNIPGWVTGLILMVLTGLVILGGIKSIGRVVAYLVPFMALFYVVGGLVILFMNLDLVPSAVGLIFSDAFTGEAVAGGALGAVIRWGVARGVFSNEAGLGSAPIAAAAARTDFPARQALVSMTQVFIDTIVVCSITGITLVMGDMYKGDLNGAALTTETFRSFLGAPGALIVTIGIILFAYSTVLGWSYYGEKCFSYLFGDNSVKYYRLLFVLAVFVGTTVSLNVVWTLADIFNGLMAIPNLIGLLGLSGVVVAETKRFLAVKKEEEQKQTSESA
- a CDS encoding redoxin domain-containing protein, producing MRLRTEMPEFEGATEWLNGEVSKDQLLGDKPTLVHFWSVSCQLCKEAMPNINQFRDDYKDDLNVVAVHMPRSEKDLDIDQVKEIAAEHDITQPIFVDNQHKLTDAYENQYVPAYYVFDAEGKLRHFQAGGDGMKMLTKRVNRVLGK
- a CDS encoding GlsB/YeaQ/YmgE family stress response membrane protein, whose protein sequence is MAFIWTLIVGGIIGWLAGLIVGRDVPGGIIGNIIAGIIGAWLGTLLLGSWGPSLGGMALIPALIGAIIVVLLLSFIMKRTRRPSSHH
- a CDS encoding YihY/virulence factor BrkB family protein, with the translated sequence MVERLKQPSKKIFWQDLFKRIQEDGVTDLAAQLAFYFLLSLFPFLIVTITVITTIVDKNRLFTLIQLYGPPELMNIVKDNTEIINNQGGAILSVGIIVTLWTASNGMNAVIKALNHAYDVEESRNFIVARAVAISLTLGMLLIILVAMALPVFGQMIGNVFGYLGLPNWETIWNGLRWVLSTVIIACVITIIYFVAPNKPLRIKDVWVGAVIATIGWQLVSWAFSFYVNNFGNYSATYGSLGGVIVLMLWFYVSGLMLIIGGEVNATFNKLRKSG